The Sinomonas sp. P10A9 genome includes a window with the following:
- a CDS encoding TMEM175 family protein: METNRVEAFSDGVLAIAITIMVLELKIPDTPDLHGLGEIVPTLLTYVLSFVYIGIYWTNHHHLMHLTSRVDGGALWANLNLLFWLSIVPFTTRWMDESALATLPVLVYGVNLLAAAVSYTIFQSRLIRLQGSESRLAHAISNDAKGKWSMAIYVAGCAGTLLSVWIGVAAYVVVATIWIVPDRRIERAVAGNSTAGDDA, encoded by the coding sequence GTGGAGACCAACCGCGTCGAGGCCTTCAGCGACGGCGTCCTCGCCATCGCGATCACGATCATGGTCCTGGAGCTCAAGATCCCGGACACACCGGACCTGCACGGGCTCGGAGAGATCGTGCCCACGCTGCTCACGTACGTGCTGAGCTTCGTGTACATCGGGATCTACTGGACCAACCACCACCACCTCATGCACCTGACCAGCCGCGTGGACGGCGGCGCTCTGTGGGCGAACCTCAACCTGCTGTTCTGGCTCTCGATCGTCCCCTTCACCACCCGCTGGATGGATGAGAGCGCACTCGCGACGCTCCCCGTGCTCGTGTACGGGGTCAACCTCCTGGCCGCGGCGGTCTCCTACACGATCTTCCAGTCGCGGCTCATCCGGCTGCAGGGCTCCGAGAGCCGGCTGGCCCACGCGATCAGCAACGACGCTAAAGGCAAGTGGTCCATGGCGATCTACGTGGCCGGGTGCGCAGGAACGCTGCTCTCCGTGTGGATCGGCGTGGCCGCTTACGTGGTCGTGGCCACGATCTGGATCGTGCCGGA
- a CDS encoding glycerate kinase, protein MRILIAPDKFKGSLTAAEAADAMAEGALAIYSEAEIVRMPVADGGEGTLEAAVAAGFEERIRAVTGPLIKPVGAAWALRGTTAVIETAQASGLAALGADPDAETAGRAHSYGAGQLIAAALDAGATEIILGLGGSAMTDGGCGALRALGLRPLDAAGNVVPLGGAALADVVSVDASALDPRLSSARLRIAADVRNPLVGTDGAAHVFGPQKGADAEAVAALDAGLRTWARVLAEATGRDVDVPGAGAAGGFPAAFLAFTDARLESGFDLVAELVGLDAQLASADLVITGEGSLDGQSLTGKAPIALADRARDRGIPVIAVAGRIEATPEQLAEHGIEAAGALVDLAPTPADAIANGADYVRRAVAELLAGA, encoded by the coding sequence ATGCGCATCCTCATCGCCCCGGACAAGTTCAAAGGCTCCCTCACGGCCGCCGAGGCCGCCGACGCCATGGCCGAGGGCGCCCTGGCCATCTACTCCGAGGCGGAGATCGTCCGCATGCCAGTCGCGGATGGCGGCGAGGGCACCCTCGAGGCGGCCGTCGCCGCGGGCTTCGAGGAACGGATCCGCGCCGTGACGGGCCCGCTCATCAAGCCGGTGGGCGCCGCGTGGGCGCTCAGGGGCACGACGGCGGTCATCGAGACCGCGCAGGCGTCCGGCCTCGCCGCCCTCGGCGCGGATCCTGATGCCGAGACGGCTGGCAGAGCCCATTCCTACGGCGCCGGGCAGCTCATCGCGGCCGCGCTCGACGCCGGGGCGACCGAGATCATCCTGGGCCTCGGCGGCTCCGCGATGACGGACGGCGGGTGCGGCGCCCTGCGAGCACTCGGCCTGCGTCCGCTCGACGCCGCCGGGAACGTTGTGCCGCTCGGCGGGGCCGCCCTCGCCGACGTCGTGTCCGTGGATGCCTCCGCCCTCGACCCTCGGCTTTCTAGCGCGCGTCTGCGCATCGCCGCCGACGTCCGCAATCCGCTGGTCGGAACCGACGGCGCCGCGCACGTCTTCGGGCCGCAGAAGGGCGCGGATGCCGAGGCCGTGGCGGCGCTCGACGCCGGTCTGCGCACCTGGGCCCGCGTCCTCGCCGAAGCGACGGGTCGCGACGTCGACGTTCCAGGCGCGGGCGCCGCGGGCGGCTTCCCGGCGGCGTTCCTCGCGTTCACGGACGCGCGGCTCGAGAGCGGCTTCGATCTCGTCGCGGAACTCGTGGGGCTCGATGCGCAGCTGGCCTCGGCCGACCTCGTCATCACGGGCGAGGGGTCGCTCGATGGGCAGTCGCTCACGGGCAAGGCGCCGATTGCGCTCGCGGACCGCGCGCGGGACCGCGGCATTCCCGTCATCGCCGTTGCCGGACGAATCGAGGCGACACCTGAGCAGCTCGCCGAGCACGGGATCGAGGCTGCGGGCGCGCTCGTCGACCTCGCGCCGACTCCCGCTGACGCCATCGCCAACGGCGCCGATTACGTCCGCCGCGCTGTCGCGGAGCTCCTCGCCGGCGCCTGA
- the idi gene encoding isopentenyl-diphosphate Delta-isomerase: MTEELVQLVDDDGALLGTAPKATVHTDHTPLHLAFSCHVFGPDGRVLVTRRALSKKTWPGVWTNAFCGHPAPGEPFDDAIRRRAQQELGLEVGSIEPVLPDFRYRAVDVSGIVEYEICPVFRAVAAGDPAPNPDEVSEWAWSDVAEFHAAVAAAPYAFSPWLVMQLDALAAQGR, encoded by the coding sequence ATGACCGAAGAACTCGTCCAGCTCGTGGACGACGACGGCGCACTCCTCGGCACCGCGCCCAAGGCCACCGTCCACACGGACCATACGCCGCTGCACCTCGCGTTCTCCTGCCACGTGTTCGGGCCCGACGGGCGCGTGCTCGTGACGCGCCGGGCGCTCTCGAAGAAGACGTGGCCAGGGGTATGGACCAACGCGTTCTGCGGGCATCCCGCGCCGGGAGAGCCGTTCGACGACGCGATCCGGCGCCGCGCCCAGCAGGAGCTCGGGCTCGAGGTCGGCTCCATTGAACCCGTGCTGCCGGACTTCCGGTACCGCGCCGTGGACGTCTCGGGAATCGTCGAGTACGAGATCTGCCCGGTATTCCGCGCCGTCGCCGCCGGTGATCCGGCGCCGAACCCGGACGAGGTCTCCGAGTGGGCCTGGTCCGACGTCGCCGAATTCCACGCCGCCGTCGCCGCGGCGCCCTACGCGTTCAGTCCGTGGCTCGTCATGCAGCTCGACGCCCTGGCAGCTCAGGGCCGCTAG